The Kutzneria kofuensis genome has a window encoding:
- a CDS encoding LysR family transcriptional regulator, with product MDLELRQLRCLVAIVDTGTFTDAAIELGVSQAAVSRTLSALERVLGVRLLHRTSRSVTPTTAGVQVLARARQLLAEADNLVREATTGHTRLRIGHAWSAVGRHTGEFQRRWAARHPGVELMFIRTNTPTGGLAEGLCDLAIVRTAIDRERYSHATVGSEPRYCVMAADDPWAKRRSITLAEIGDRVLMVDRRTGTTTADLWPADKRPRLEPTNDVDDWLAAIAAGRCVGITPQATVTQYRRDGIVYRRVRDAPPVPVHLIWRRHDPHPATHAAIALLTELYQDSPGTAHR from the coding sequence ATGGATCTCGAACTGCGTCAGCTCCGCTGCCTGGTCGCGATCGTGGACACGGGCACGTTCACCGACGCCGCCATCGAGTTGGGCGTTTCGCAGGCGGCGGTGTCGCGCACGCTGTCCGCCCTCGAACGCGTGCTCGGCGTCCGCCTGCTGCACCGCACCAGCCGTTCCGTCACGCCGACGACCGCCGGCGTGCAGGTCCTGGCCCGCGCCCGGCAACTGCTGGCCGAGGCCGACAACCTGGTCCGCGAGGCCACGACCGGCCACACCCGGCTCCGCATCGGGCACGCCTGGTCGGCGGTGGGCCGGCACACCGGCGAGTTCCAGCGCCGCTGGGCGGCCCGCCATCCCGGCGTCGAGCTGATGTTCATCCGCACGAACACGCCGACCGGCGGCCTCGCCGAGGGCCTGTGCGACCTCGCGATCGTCCGCACGGCGATCGACCGCGAGCGCTATTCGCACGCGACCGTCGGCAGCGAACCCCGCTACTGCGTGATGGCCGCCGACGATCCGTGGGCCAAGCGAAGATCCATCACGCTGGCCGAGATCGGCGACCGCGTGCTGATGGTCGACCGCCGGACCGGCACGACCACCGCCGACCTGTGGCCGGCGGACAAGCGGCCCCGGCTCGAACCCACGAACGATGTCGACGACTGGCTCGCCGCCATCGCCGCCGGGCGCTGCGTCGGGATCACGCCGCAGGCGACGGTCACCCAGTACCGCCGCGACGGCATCGTCTACCGCCGGGTCCGCGACGCGCCGCCGGTGCCAGTGCACCTGATCTGGCGCCGGCACGACCCGCATCCCGCCACGCACGCGGCGATCGCTCTGCTCACCGAGCTGTACCAGGACTCACCAGGAACCGCACACCGATGA